One Entomomonas asaccharolytica DNA segment encodes these proteins:
- a CDS encoding COG2958 family protein, whose product MMSKQSQTQKIATWLAEHPNQKFTAREIAKAIIERYPEDYQDKRNNDRFETEQDFIQQIVAEIGAQKDQIIKKNKKIRWQDKPKPRVYWFDESETTGLVNSIIADDIAAIEQDAVKQTKEKQSLLSEQDLYPILMQYLSSEQKLYCMRINEKRSSNRYGINANKWLHPDIVAMQPVAEVWDQLVRTCVLKGDGQSTRLWSFEVKKGLTRANVREYFFQAVSNSTWANEGYLVCTAIAGDGTEDELRMLSALHGIGVIVLNIADLSESEILIPARSKQDIDWQTVNRLVVENGDMKDFIDLVSNYYETGRLRARDWNK is encoded by the coding sequence ATGATGAGTAAACAATCACAAACTCAAAAGATTGCTACTTGGTTAGCTGAACATCCTAATCAAAAGTTTACAGCTAGGGAAATCGCTAAAGCGATTATTGAACGATATCCAGAAGATTATCAAGATAAACGAAATAATGATCGTTTTGAAACAGAGCAAGATTTTATTCAGCAGATTGTTGCAGAAATAGGTGCTCAAAAAGATCAAATTATAAAGAAAAATAAGAAAATTCGTTGGCAAGATAAACCTAAGCCTCGTGTTTATTGGTTTGATGAAAGTGAAACAACAGGTCTAGTAAATTCTATTATTGCCGATGATATTGCAGCGATAGAACAAGATGCTGTTAAGCAAACTAAAGAAAAACAATCATTGTTATCTGAGCAAGATCTTTATCCTATATTAATGCAGTATTTAAGTAGCGAGCAGAAGCTGTATTGCATGCGTATTAATGAAAAACGTTCTAGTAACCGTTATGGTATAAATGCTAATAAATGGCTACATCCTGATATTGTCGCTATGCAACCTGTTGCCGAAGTTTGGGATCAATTAGTACGCACTTGTGTTCTAAAAGGCGATGGGCAAAGTACAAGGCTATGGTCATTTGAGGTTAAGAAAGGGTTAACTAGGGCGAATGTAAGAGAGTATTTTTTCCAAGCAGTCAGTAATTCCACTTGGGCTAATGAGGGCTATTTAGTCTGTACAGCCATTGCTGGTGATGGCACAGAAGATGAGTTAAGAATGTTATCTGCTTTACATGGTATTGGGGTGATTGTATTAAATATAGCGGATTTATCTGAATCAGAAATTTTAATTCCTGCCCGTTCTAAGCAAGATATAGACTGGCAAACAGTTAATCGATTAGTGGTTGAAAATGGCGATATGAAAGATTTTATTGATCTGGTTTCAAATTACTATGAAACAGGTCGCTTACGAGCCAGAGATTGGAATAAATGA
- the rlmKL gene encoding bifunctional 23S rRNA (guanine(2069)-N(7))-methyltransferase RlmK/23S rRNA (guanine(2445)-N(2))-methyltransferase RlmL, translating to MSDQFEIILTCPKSLESLLKDEASELGLLEAKERIANVQGLADMETAYRLCIWSRLANRVLLVLKRFPVKNAQELYDGIYHIDWRDHLEPTGSLAIEFTGKGSGIDNTHFGALKAKDAIVDRLRNKRGERPSIDKLYPDIRIHVRLERGEATVSIDLSGQSLHQRGYRLQQGAAPLKENLAAAILIRAGWPKIAAEGGALVDPMCGVGTLVIEGAMMAAGVAPNLYREHWGFTHWLGDIPSIWKRVYQEAQERSEEGLAKPPLWIRGYEADPRLIKPAHNNIARANLDRWINIYQGDLATFAPHPDKGQKGLVVCNPPYGERLGDEASLLYLYQHFGEALRAECQGWQAGIFTGAPELCKRMGIRSHKQYAFYNGTIPCKLVLMDIVPEKFVVQHTEQQQPTTTDNRQAAMLSEGAQMFANRLEKNKKQLAKWAKQQDISCYRLYDADMPEYALAIDIYNDWVHVQEYAPPKTIDPEKAQTRLLDALSAIPQVLDIEPEKIVIKRREQQKGKRQYERQNSEGHFMEVAEGGVKLLVNLKDYLDTGLFLDHRPMRLRIQQEAQGKRFLNLFCYTATASVHAVKGGARTTTSVDLSKTYLEWAKRNLLLNGYSERQRLIQADVMEWLKNEKEEYDLIFIDPPTFSNSKRFEGVFDIQRDHPKLIELAMNRLSDKGTVYFSNNFRKFELDKCLQEEYQIEEISEQTIDIDFKRNNKIHRAWQITKK from the coding sequence ATGTCTGATCAGTTTGAAATTATCCTTACCTGCCCTAAAAGCCTTGAAAGTCTTCTTAAAGATGAAGCGAGTGAGTTAGGTTTATTAGAAGCTAAAGAAAGGATAGCCAATGTGCAAGGGTTGGCAGATATGGAAACAGCTTATCGGTTATGTATTTGGTCTCGTTTAGCTAATAGAGTTCTTTTAGTATTAAAGCGTTTTCCTGTCAAAAATGCGCAAGAGCTTTATGATGGTATTTATCATATCGATTGGCGAGATCATTTAGAGCCAACAGGTAGCTTAGCTATTGAGTTTACAGGTAAAGGCAGCGGTATTGATAATACTCACTTTGGTGCCCTGAAAGCAAAAGATGCCATTGTGGATAGACTTAGAAATAAACGTGGTGAACGCCCATCTATTGATAAGCTATACCCAGATATTCGTATCCATGTCCGTTTAGAACGTGGTGAAGCAACCGTTTCTATTGATCTATCAGGGCAAAGCCTACATCAGCGTGGTTATCGTTTACAACAAGGTGCTGCACCTTTAAAAGAGAATTTAGCAGCGGCTATTCTAATTCGTGCTGGCTGGCCTAAAATTGCAGCAGAAGGCGGTGCATTAGTTGACCCTATGTGTGGGGTAGGCACTTTAGTCATTGAAGGCGCGATGATGGCGGCAGGTGTTGCACCAAACTTATACCGTGAACATTGGGGCTTTACTCATTGGTTAGGTGATATTCCTAGTATTTGGAAACGTGTCTATCAAGAAGCACAAGAACGTTCAGAAGAGGGTTTAGCCAAACCACCATTATGGATTCGTGGTTATGAAGCAGACCCTCGTTTAATTAAACCTGCCCACAATAATATTGCACGGGCTAATTTAGATCGTTGGATTAATATCTATCAAGGTGACCTTGCCACATTTGCGCCTCATCCAGATAAAGGCCAAAAAGGATTAGTAGTATGTAACCCTCCTTATGGTGAACGATTAGGTGATGAAGCTAGCTTACTCTATCTTTACCAACATTTTGGTGAGGCTTTAAGAGCTGAATGCCAAGGTTGGCAAGCAGGTATTTTTACAGGTGCGCCTGAATTATGTAAGCGGATGGGCATTCGTAGCCATAAGCAATACGCTTTCTATAATGGCACTATACCTTGTAAGTTAGTATTAATGGATATAGTGCCTGAAAAGTTTGTGGTACAACATACTGAACAGCAACAGCCAACTACTACTGATAATAGACAAGCGGCTATGCTATCAGAGGGCGCGCAAATGTTTGCTAATCGTTTAGAGAAAAACAAAAAACAACTCGCTAAATGGGCTAAGCAACAAGATATTAGCTGTTATCGCTTATACGATGCAGATATGCCTGAATATGCCTTGGCCATTGATATTTATAACGATTGGGTACATGTGCAAGAGTATGCACCTCCAAAAACCATTGATCCAGAAAAAGCACAAACTCGCTTGTTAGATGCTCTTTCAGCTATTCCTCAAGTATTGGATATTGAACCTGAAAAAATTGTGATTAAACGGCGTGAACAGCAAAAAGGTAAACGCCAATACGAACGGCAAAATAGTGAAGGCCACTTTATGGAAGTGGCAGAGGGTGGCGTTAAATTACTCGTTAATTTAAAAGACTATTTGGATACAGGTCTATTTCTAGACCATCGCCCTATGCGATTACGTATTCAGCAAGAAGCGCAAGGTAAACGTTTTCTTAATTTATTTTGCTATACCGCCACAGCCAGTGTTCATGCTGTAAAAGGCGGAGCTAGAACTACAACCAGTGTTGATCTTTCAAAAACTTATTTAGAATGGGCTAAACGTAATTTACTATTAAATGGCTATTCTGAACGGCAAAGGCTTATTCAAGCAGATGTGATGGAATGGCTAAAGAATGAGAAAGAAGAATACGATCTAATCTTTATTGATCCCCCTACCTTTTCCAATTCAAAACGTTTTGAGGGGGTGTTTGATATTCAACGAGATCATCCTAAATTAATTGAATTGGCGATGAATCGTCTATCTGATAAAGGCACCGTCTACTTCTCCAATAACTTTAGAAAATTTGAGTTAGATAAGTGTTTACAAGAAGAATACCAAATAGAAGAAATATCTGAACAAACTATAGATATAGATTTTAAACGCAATAATAAAATTCATCGAGCATGGCAAATTACTAAAAAATAA
- the brnQ gene encoding branched-chain amino acid transport system II carrier protein: protein MNTLKTRDILALGFMTFALFVGAGNIIFPPFIGLQAGHNVWLAAAGFLITGVTLPVITIVAMAKVGGSMAKLSQPIGKTAGIILTVVCYLAIGPLFAGPRTATVSFEVGVFPLLKGGAYEQYQQLALFIYSLIYFIAVIFISLHPGKLLDTVGHILAPLKIVALIILGIAAFAYPAGNIAEATQTYQTAAFAQGFVNGYLTMDTLASLAFGIVIINAIQARGVTSDKLLTRYTIYAGLIAGIGLALLYITLFKLGNNSPAIAPDATNGAVVLHAYVDHTFGSFGAIFLGFIIGIACIVTAIGVTTACGAYFSMLLPIPYRAVILGVGTFSFVISNIGLTQLIQVSAPVLVAIYPPCIVLVMMSFFKKFWYFPQYVFSSVVLVSFIFGIVDGLKEANFAVPEWFFHLPLADKSLAWLIPSLIVLVIASIIDQLAKRKAYKVE from the coding sequence ATGAATACATTGAAAACACGAGATATCTTAGCATTGGGTTTTATGACCTTTGCTTTGTTTGTGGGGGCAGGAAATATTATTTTCCCTCCTTTTATTGGGTTACAAGCTGGGCATAATGTTTGGTTGGCGGCAGCAGGGTTTTTAATAACAGGGGTAACGCTACCTGTTATCACCATTGTAGCGATGGCAAAAGTAGGCGGTTCAATGGCTAAATTGAGCCAGCCTATTGGCAAAACAGCGGGGATTATCTTAACCGTTGTTTGTTATTTAGCAATTGGTCCTTTGTTTGCAGGCCCTAGAACAGCCACCGTGTCTTTTGAGGTAGGGGTGTTTCCCTTGCTTAAAGGTGGCGCTTATGAGCAATACCAGCAGTTAGCTTTATTTATTTATAGTCTGATTTATTTTATTGCAGTTATTTTTATTTCATTACATCCTGGAAAGTTACTGGATACAGTGGGGCATATCTTAGCTCCCTTAAAAATTGTAGCCTTAATTATATTGGGTATTGCTGCATTTGCTTATCCCGCTGGAAATATTGCAGAAGCTACCCAAACTTATCAAACAGCTGCTTTTGCACAAGGCTTTGTGAATGGTTATTTAACGATGGATACATTAGCTTCTCTAGCTTTTGGGATTGTTATTATTAATGCTATTCAAGCAAGAGGTGTCACCTCTGATAAACTATTAACTCGCTATACTATTTATGCTGGGTTGATTGCAGGTATTGGATTAGCATTACTTTATATTACCTTATTTAAACTAGGCAATAATAGCCCTGCAATTGCTCCAGATGCTACAAATGGCGCTGTAGTATTGCATGCTTATGTAGATCATACCTTTGGTAGTTTTGGTGCTATTTTTCTAGGCTTTATTATTGGTATTGCTTGTATTGTGACTGCAATTGGGGTTACTACAGCTTGTGGTGCTTATTTTTCAATGTTATTACCAATTCCCTATCGAGCTGTTATTTTAGGTGTGGGTACTTTCTCATTTGTTATTTCTAATATTGGTTTAACCCAACTTATTCAAGTTTCAGCACCTGTTCTAGTGGCTATTTATCCACCCTGTATTGTATTAGTGATGATGAGCTTTTTTAAGAAGTTCTGGTATTTTCCACAGTATGTATTTTCGTCCGTAGTGTTGGTTTCATTCATATTTGGTATTGTAGATGGCTTAAAAGAGGCAAATTTTGCTGTACCTGAATGGTTTTTTCATTTACCTTTAGCCGATAAAAGTTTAGCGTGGTTAATACCATCCTTAATTGTTTTAGTGATCGCTAGCATTATCGATCAATTGGCTAAAAGAAAAGCCTATAAGGTAGAGTGA
- a CDS encoding ABC transporter ATP-binding protein yields MLTINQVSTFYGKIQALHDVSISVEKGEIVTLIGANGAGKSTLLMTLCGSPRAQSGSIVYKGAELVGQPTHHIMRQGIAIVPEGRRVFSRLTVEENLAMGGFFASSKDYDEQMDKVLTLFPRLKERFTQRAGTMSGGEQQMLAIGRAMMSKPELLLLDEPSLGLAPIIIQQIFAIIEQLREEGVTVFLVEQNANQALKLADRAYVLENGHIVMQGSGHDLLTDPEVRNAYLGG; encoded by the coding sequence ATGTTAACGATTAATCAAGTTTCTACCTTTTATGGCAAAATCCAAGCACTACATGATGTTTCTATTAGTGTTGAAAAGGGCGAAATTGTTACTTTGATTGGTGCTAATGGTGCAGGTAAATCTACTTTATTAATGACGCTTTGTGGTTCACCAAGGGCGCAGAGTGGCAGTATTGTCTATAAAGGGGCAGAGTTAGTGGGGCAACCTACGCATCATATTATGCGGCAGGGTATTGCTATTGTTCCAGAAGGGCGTCGGGTATTTTCACGTTTAACCGTTGAAGAAAACTTGGCGATGGGTGGTTTTTTTGCCAGCAGTAAAGATTATGATGAGCAAATGGACAAAGTATTAACTTTGTTTCCACGTCTAAAGGAACGTTTTACACAACGTGCAGGAACCATGTCGGGCGGTGAACAGCAAATGTTAGCCATTGGCCGAGCGATGATGAGTAAACCAGAATTATTATTGTTAGATGAACCTTCATTAGGTTTAGCACCCATTATTATTCAACAGATTTTTGCCATTATTGAGCAGTTGCGGGAAGAGGGTGTTACGGTTTTCTTAGTGGAACAAAATGCGAATCAGGCGCTGAAATTAGCAGATCGCGCATATGTGTTAGAAAATGGTCATATTGTTATGCAAGGCAGTGGTCATGATCTATTAACTGATCCTGAAGTACGTAATGCTTATTTAGGTGGATAG
- the livG gene encoding high-affinity branched-chain amino acid ABC transporter ATP-binding protein LivG → MSPVILEVKDLAMRFGGLLAVDGVGFNVKQKQILSLIGPNGAGKTTVFNCLTGFYKPTSGTITLKGEQIQGLAGHKVARKGVVRTFQNVRLFSEMTAIENLLIAQHRHLNTSFIGGLLKTASYRRSERQALEYASQWLEKVGLIDVANRTAGTLAYGQQRRLEIIRCMMTKPEILMLDEPAAGLNPKETEDLKELIALLRDDYNVTVLLIEHDMKLVMTISDYIVVINQGKPLAEGLPEEVRNNPEVIKAYLGEE, encoded by the coding sequence ATGAGTCCAGTGATATTAGAAGTTAAAGATTTAGCGATGCGCTTTGGTGGTTTATTAGCGGTTGATGGAGTAGGTTTTAACGTTAAGCAAAAACAAATTCTTTCTTTAATTGGCCCTAATGGTGCAGGTAAAACGACGGTATTTAATTGCTTAACAGGATTTTATAAGCCCACAAGTGGTACTATCACATTAAAAGGGGAGCAAATTCAAGGATTAGCGGGTCATAAGGTGGCGCGTAAAGGTGTGGTTAGAACCTTTCAGAATGTGCGCTTATTCTCTGAAATGACCGCTATTGAAAACTTGTTGATTGCGCAACATCGCCATTTAAATACTAGTTTTATTGGTGGTCTTTTAAAAACAGCTAGTTACCGCAGAAGTGAGCGTCAAGCGTTAGAGTATGCCAGCCAATGGTTAGAAAAAGTAGGCTTAATTGATGTGGCTAATCGTACAGCAGGTACGTTGGCTTATGGGCAACAGCGTCGTCTTGAAATTATTCGCTGTATGATGACCAAGCCAGAAATATTAATGCTAGATGAGCCTGCTGCTGGTTTAAACCCTAAAGAAACAGAAGATTTAAAAGAGTTAATCGCCTTATTACGTGATGACTACAATGTAACCGTGTTATTAATTGAACATGATATGAAATTAGTGATGACTATTTCAGATTATATTGTGGTGATTAATCAAGGTAAGCCATTGGCTGAAGGTTTACCTGAAGAGGTGCGTAATAACCCCGAAGTGATTAAAGCTTATTTGGGGGAAGAATAA
- the livM gene encoding high-affinity branched-chain amino acid ABC transporter permease LivM — protein sequence MNKSIRMAFINALLVVILAYSVFGLKLTKQGVGFVVEGADAKTLWLIAMTALAMFIWCIIRDLLTTKFPRHPNSSFIPLRLKAKLTMQSTQIWLMLALIIVAFLIPFMGSKVIMTTATTILIYALLGLGLNIVVGLAGLLDLGYIGFYAVGAYTYAFLMEFAGLGFWASLPLAGLAAAVFGLLLGFPVLRLRGDYLAIVTLGFGEIIRILLNNLTQFTNGPRGMSVDAPTFFGLAFSRRAPEGVTTFHEFFGIKFSSDYRMIFIYLILLLFVLLALFVINRLIRMPIGRAWEALREDEIACRALGLNPTLIKLSAFTIGASFAGLAGCIFAAKQGTIYPGDFTFLGSAMILAIVVLGGLGSQLGVILAAIFMGMLENMQEFQEYRMLIFGLSMIVIMIWRPQGLLPMQRPHLELKRR from the coding sequence ATGAATAAATCCATTCGTATGGCGTTTATTAATGCCTTATTAGTGGTTATTTTAGCTTACTCGGTGTTTGGTCTTAAATTAACAAAGCAAGGAGTCGGCTTTGTTGTCGAAGGTGCTGATGCTAAAACCCTATGGCTGATTGCGATGACTGCGCTAGCCATGTTTATTTGGTGTATTATTCGCGATCTGTTAACCACTAAATTTCCACGTCATCCCAACTCCTCATTTATCCCCCTTCGCCTTAAAGCTAAATTAACCATGCAGTCAACCCAAATATGGCTAATGCTGGCGTTAATTATTGTGGCATTCCTTATTCCTTTTATGGGGTCTAAGGTAATCATGACCACAGCTACTACTATTCTTATTTATGCTTTATTGGGTTTAGGGCTAAATATTGTGGTAGGTTTGGCAGGTTTATTAGATCTTGGTTATATCGGCTTTTATGCTGTAGGCGCCTATACCTATGCATTTTTAATGGAGTTTGCAGGTCTTGGTTTTTGGGCATCTTTACCTTTAGCGGGATTAGCAGCAGCTGTTTTTGGTTTATTATTAGGTTTTCCTGTCTTAAGGTTACGAGGTGATTATCTAGCTATTGTTACCTTAGGCTTTGGTGAGATTATTCGAATTTTACTGAATAACCTAACCCAATTTACTAATGGCCCTAGGGGAATGTCAGTAGATGCGCCTACCTTCTTCGGCCTTGCTTTTAGTAGGCGAGCACCAGAAGGAGTAACTACCTTTCATGAGTTTTTTGGAATAAAGTTCAGCAGTGATTACAGGATGATCTTTATCTATCTTATTCTACTGCTATTTGTGTTGCTTGCTTTATTTGTGATTAATCGCTTAATTCGTATGCCTATTGGCAGAGCTTGGGAAGCATTGCGTGAAGATGAAATTGCTTGTCGTGCTTTGGGGTTGAATCCTACTTTAATTAAACTTTCTGCTTTTACCATTGGCGCTAGTTTTGCTGGTTTGGCAGGTTGTATTTTTGCCGCTAAACAAGGCACCATTTATCCAGGCGATTTTACCTTTCTAGGCTCAGCCATGATTCTTGCTATTGTGGTGTTAGGTGGATTAGGCTCACAACTTGGGGTTATTCTGGCCGCTATTTTTATGGGAATGTTAGAAAATATGCAAGAGTTCCAAGAATACCGTATGTTGATTTTTGGGCTTAGTATGATTGTTATTATGATTTGGCGTCCACAGGGTTTACTACCTATGCAAAGACCCCATCTGGAGTTAAAGCGCCGATGA
- the livH gene encoding high-affinity branched-chain amino acid ABC transporter permease LivH, with protein sequence MDYYHYLQQLINGLTVGSTYALIAIGYTMVYGIIGMINFAHGEVYMIGSYIAFIALLGLSMMGLESVPLLIIGAFIVSMIVTCTYGYSIERVAYRPLRGSNRLIPLITAIGMSIFLQDYVKLGQGTDDKSIQPLISGNLELAGGQLMISYMQLFIWVVTLIAMISLSLFIAKSRLGRACRACSQDMKMVNLLGINTNTVISSTFVIGAMLAAVASVLLGMQYGVINTNMGFLAGIKAFTAAVLGGIGSIPGAMLGGLVLGVAEAFGGDILGDQYKDVVAFSLLVLILLFRPTGILGRPEVEKV encoded by the coding sequence ATGGATTATTACCATTATCTGCAGCAGTTAATAAATGGTTTAACTGTAGGAAGTACCTATGCATTAATAGCCATTGGCTACACAATGGTTTATGGCATTATAGGTATGATTAACTTCGCCCATGGCGAAGTGTATATGATAGGTTCTTATATAGCATTTATTGCTTTGCTAGGCCTTAGTATGATGGGTTTAGAAAGCGTACCATTATTAATTATAGGTGCTTTTATTGTTAGTATGATTGTCACCTGTACCTATGGTTATAGTATTGAACGGGTGGCTTATCGCCCCTTACGTGGTAGTAACCGTTTGATTCCGTTGATTACTGCTATTGGTATGTCTATTTTTTTACAAGACTATGTAAAATTAGGTCAAGGTACAGACGATAAATCTATTCAACCTCTTATTTCAGGTAATTTAGAGCTAGCAGGGGGGCAGTTAATGATCTCCTATATGCAATTATTTATCTGGGTAGTGACGCTAATTGCCATGATTAGCCTTAGTCTGTTTATTGCTAAGTCGCGTTTAGGGCGTGCCTGTCGTGCTTGTTCACAAGATATGAAGATGGTTAATTTATTAGGTATTAATACTAATACGGTTATTTCTTCAACCTTTGTGATTGGTGCCATGTTAGCGGCAGTTGCCTCTGTTTTACTAGGTATGCAATATGGAGTGATTAATACCAATATGGGCTTTTTGGCAGGTATAAAAGCCTTTACTGCAGCTGTATTAGGTGGTATTGGCAGCATTCCTGGTGCAATGCTAGGTGGTTTAGTATTGGGAGTGGCTGAAGCTTTTGGTGGCGATATTTTGGGAGACCAATATAAAGATGTGGTGGCCTTTAGTTTATTAGTGCTTATCTTATTATTTAGGCCAACAGGCATATTAGGTCGCCCAGAGGTAGAAAAGGTATGA
- a CDS encoding high-affinity branched-chain amino acid ABC transporter substrate-binding protein: MNHFSKLLTAVAFIGLSGYSLAADTIKIGVVGPVTGPVVQYGDMVFGGALAAVDEINKAGGVNGAKLEAVKYDDMCDAKQGVAVANKIVNDGVKFVVGHTCSGPTQVAINIYDEDGVLMITPSATAPEITQRGYQMIFRTIGLDNMQAPVAASYVAEKVKPKAVAVIHDKQQYGEGVATAFKDVVSAKGVKVITFEGINVGDKDFSSLITKLKRENVDFVYFGGYHPELGMLLRQAKEKGLDAKFMGPEGAGNPMLSAIAGEASEGLLVTLPRSVDSDTRNATVVEALKARKVDAAGAFVLPAYAAVQVIAQGIEKAKSTDTEEVADVIHSEKFNLVLGENISFDKKGDINGFQFSVYEWHKDGSKTLAK, from the coding sequence ATGAATCATTTCTCAAAATTACTAACAGCGGTAGCCTTTATTGGTTTGAGCGGTTATAGCCTAGCTGCAGATACTATTAAAATTGGTGTGGTAGGTCCTGTAACTGGCCCAGTTGTACAATATGGTGATATGGTTTTTGGCGGTGCATTAGCGGCTGTTGATGAAATCAATAAAGCAGGTGGTGTCAATGGTGCTAAATTGGAAGCCGTTAAATATGATGATATGTGTGATGCTAAACAAGGTGTAGCAGTAGCTAATAAAATTGTTAATGATGGTGTTAAATTTGTTGTCGGCCATACTTGTTCAGGCCCTACTCAAGTAGCTATTAATATTTATGATGAAGATGGTGTGTTAATGATTACGCCATCGGCTACAGCGCCAGAAATTACTCAGCGTGGCTATCAAATGATATTTCGTACTATCGGTTTAGATAATATGCAAGCACCTGTAGCCGCTAGTTATGTTGCAGAAAAAGTTAAGCCGAAAGCAGTGGCTGTTATCCACGATAAACAACAATATGGCGAAGGCGTTGCTACAGCGTTTAAAGATGTAGTGTCAGCAAAAGGCGTTAAAGTAATTACCTTTGAAGGTATTAATGTAGGCGATAAAGATTTCTCTAGTTTAATTACTAAATTAAAACGTGAGAATGTAGATTTTGTTTATTTTGGTGGCTATCATCCAGAATTAGGTATGTTACTTCGCCAAGCTAAAGAAAAAGGCTTGGATGCAAAATTCATGGGGCCTGAGGGTGCTGGTAATCCAATGTTATCAGCTATTGCTGGTGAAGCTTCTGAAGGATTATTAGTTACCTTACCAAGATCAGTAGATAGTGATACACGTAATGCTACTGTAGTGGAAGCATTAAAAGCGAGAAAAGTAGATGCGGCAGGCGCCTTTGTATTACCTGCTTATGCAGCTGTACAAGTGATTGCGCAAGGTATTGAAAAAGCTAAATCAACTGATACAGAAGAAGTAGCTGACGTAATTCATAGTGAGAAATTTAATCTAGTATTGGGTGAGAATATCTCTTTTGATAAGAAAGGTGATATTAATGGTTTCCAATTCTCTGTGTATGAATGGCATAAAGATGGTAGTAAGACACTAGCCAAATAA
- a CDS encoding SDR family oxidoreductase, producing MAKTIFITGCSSGIGLTSAHYLKSLGFRVITSCRKESDFHNLQQQGFEVVLLDLDNSESINQASLQIAAMSQGRLYGLFNNAGFGIYGPLQEISRQQLEQQFATNVFGLHEITNKLLPLMLPHNEGRIVQTSSVMGFVATAGRGAYAASKYAVEGLTDALRLELHGTGIKVSLIEPGPIHTSFSKNVNQVDEENKVVNPSIAAKFSLTADDVMPYLKHAFTHPRPKIRYRITLISKSMWLAKRLLPSSWLDKILLMK from the coding sequence TTGGCAAAAACTATCTTTATTACTGGCTGTTCAAGTGGCATTGGATTGACCTCAGCGCATTATTTAAAGAGCCTTGGTTTTAGGGTCATAACCTCATGCCGTAAGGAAAGTGACTTTCATAATTTACAACAGCAAGGCTTTGAAGTTGTGTTACTGGACTTGGATAACAGTGAAAGTATCAATCAAGCTAGCCTACAAATAGCAGCAATGAGCCAAGGTAGACTTTACGGCCTATTTAATAATGCGGGTTTCGGTATTTATGGCCCTTTACAAGAAATCAGCCGCCAACAACTAGAACAACAGTTTGCTACTAATGTATTTGGTTTACATGAGATAACCAATAAACTATTACCATTGATGCTACCGCATAATGAAGGGCGTATTGTACAAACTAGCTCGGTAATGGGATTTGTTGCCACCGCAGGACGAGGGGCTTATGCTGCTAGTAAATATGCTGTAGAAGGTTTAACTGATGCATTGCGTTTAGAATTACATGGCACAGGTATAAAAGTTAGTTTAATTGAGCCAGGCCCAATCCACACATCATTTTCTAAAAATGTAAATCAAGTGGATGAAGAAAATAAGGTGGTAAATCCAAGCATTGCGGCTAAATTTTCATTAACAGCAGATGATGTTATGCCCTATTTAAAACATGCTTTCACCCATCCTAGACCGAAAATTCGTTATCGAATTACGCTGATTAGTAAAAGTATGTGGCTTGCCAAACGCTTATTACCTAGTAGTTGGCTAGATAAGATCTTATTAATGAAATAA
- the satP gene encoding acetate uptake transporter produces the protein MTTTTLANPAPLGLMGFGMTTVLLNIHNAGFFPAVTAIVAMGIFYGGIAQIIAGILEYKKGNTFGATAFTSYGCFWLTLVGIWYLPLSGAISATDSSFLGIYLGLWGIFTLFMFFGTLNGNRTIQFVFGSLVVLFFLLAIGNIIGSKTILIIAGFEGIICGASAIYLAMAEVLNEQYGRTVLPIGA, from the coding sequence ATGACAACAACGACATTAGCGAATCCAGCGCCATTAGGTTTAATGGGTTTTGGAATGACCACCGTGTTATTAAATATTCATAATGCAGGATTTTTCCCCGCAGTAACTGCCATTGTCGCAATGGGTATTTTTTATGGGGGTATTGCGCAAATTATTGCTGGGATATTGGAGTATAAAAAAGGTAATACGTTTGGTGCTACAGCTTTTACTTCCTATGGATGTTTTTGGTTAACATTAGTAGGTATTTGGTATTTACCTTTATCAGGTGCTATTTCTGCAACAGACTCAAGCTTTTTAGGTATTTACTTAGGACTATGGGGTATTTTTACCTTGTTTATGTTCTTTGGTACATTAAATGGTAATCGCACCATACAATTTGTGTTCGGTAGTTTAGTGGTACTGTTCTTTTTATTAGCAATAGGCAATATTATTGGTAGTAAAACAATTCTCATAATTGCTGGTTTTGAGGGAATTATTTGTGGTGCTAGTGCCATTTATCTAGCAATGGCGGAGGTGCTCAATGAGCAATATGGTAGGACGGTATTGCCAATAGGTGCATAA